One window of Carassius auratus strain Wakin chromosome 17, ASM336829v1, whole genome shotgun sequence genomic DNA carries:
- the LOC113117008 gene encoding uncharacterized protein LOC113117008, producing MQGKMNVELLVSLVSEHKELYDKRDSDYKNLDKRELLWSGIAQQMGLDVEEVKHKWKSLRDTYTRKKREDDCRSGQAAKNKKTWKFMKVMEFLATSTEFRSVHSNISPENMNEGVEQVVVQKEVSDREEASASTSPGSSFSSPTVTRSTFNKRKRPETPDLLDRYLLSKEARESEKEERRREKEERREQRREQQNDENYLFALGLIPALRRLSPAVQSSVKLKIHQLLHDAEFGQASSAFFPQQSPVSYHQVPPQTPTNYGCSTTSWLP from the exons ATGCAAGGCAAGATGAATGTAGAGTTGCTGGTCTCGTTGGTGTCGGAACACAAAGAACTATATGACAAACGTGACAGCGATTACAAAAATCTTGATAAAAGAGAACTGTTATGGAGTGGTATTGCACAGCAAATGGGCCTTGATG TGGAGGAGGTAAAACACAAATGGAAAAGCCTGCGAGATACATATACACGAAAAAAGCGCGAAGATGATTGCCGAAGTGGACAGGCTGCTAAAAACAAGAAGACGTGGAAATTTATGAAGGTCATGGAGTTCCTCGCAACATCAACTGAATTTCgaag TGTTCACAGCAATATTTCTCCTGAAAATATGAATGAAGGGGTTGAGCAAGTGGTGGTTCAAAAAGAAGTCAGCGACAGAGAAGAAGCATCAGCAAGCACGTCTCCAGGATCATCCTTCTCCAGCCCAACTGTGACCAGGTCTACTTTCAACAAAAGAAAACGGCCAGAGACACCAGACTTGTTGGACCGGTACCTTTTATCCAAAGAAGCCAGGGAAAGTGAGAAAGAGGAacgcagaagagagaaagaggagcgcaGAGAGCAACGAAGAGAgcaacaaaatgatgaaaattactTGTTTGCTCTTGGCTTGATACCAGCACTAAGGAGATTGTCCCCAGCCGTACAGTCTTcagtcaaattaaaaatacatcagcTGTTGCATGATGCTGAGTTTGGCCAGGCCTCTTCTGCTTTTTTTCCACAGCAGTCACCGGTGTCCTACCATCAGGTCCCCCCACAGACCCCAACAAACTATGGCTGCTCTACAACTTCTTGGCTACCCTAA